From the genome of Azospira restricta, one region includes:
- a CDS encoding PhzF family phenazine biosynthesis protein, translated as MPPAPPTPPAAERPVPVEAFVVDAFTLHGGGGNTAGVVVDAAGLDDRQMQAIAAALAFSETAFVVPDPAVDVAMRFFTPTREIDYCGHATVAAFALLAARGRLRAAELVQGTRAGRLRVRLAADGEVLMNQTLPRFGQELAAAPLAKLLGIDVAAIRATGLPVQIVSTGLADILVPVADEACLARVQPDLAALAAYCREAGAIGAHVFAPAAPGAPYTAACRNFAPLFGIDEESATGSAAGALACYLSRHADPRGERYGDRYVFAQGSQMGRASRLSASVERSGGTLAGIVVGGYARLVGTTTLSV; from the coding sequence ATGCCCCCGGCGCCCCCCACCCCACCCGCGGCCGAACGGCCGGTGCCGGTCGAGGCCTTCGTGGTCGACGCCTTCACGCTGCACGGCGGCGGCGGCAACACCGCCGGCGTCGTGGTCGATGCCGCCGGCCTCGACGACCGGCAGATGCAGGCCATCGCCGCCGCGCTGGCGTTCTCCGAAACGGCGTTCGTCGTTCCGGATCCGGCGGTCGACGTGGCGATGCGCTTTTTCACGCCGACCCGCGAGATCGATTACTGCGGCCACGCCACCGTCGCCGCGTTCGCCCTGCTCGCCGCGCGCGGCCGGCTGCGCGCGGCCGAACTGGTGCAGGGCACGCGCGCCGGCCGGCTGCGCGTACGCCTCGCCGCCGACGGCGAGGTGCTGATGAACCAGACGCTGCCGCGCTTCGGGCAGGAACTGGCGGCGGCGCCGCTGGCGAAGCTCCTCGGCATCGACGTCGCCGCCATCCGCGCGACCGGCCTGCCGGTGCAGATCGTGTCCACCGGGCTTGCCGACATCCTGGTGCCGGTCGCCGACGAGGCCTGCCTCGCCCGCGTGCAGCCGGACCTGGCGGCGCTCGCCGCCTACTGCCGCGAGGCCGGGGCAATCGGTGCCCACGTCTTCGCGCCGGCCGCGCCGGGAGCGCCGTACACGGCGGCCTGCCGCAACTTCGCACCGCTGTTCGGGATCGACGAGGAGTCCGCGACCGGCAGTGCCGCCGGCGCGCTGGCCTGCTACCTGAGCCGCCATGCCGACCCGCGCGGCGAGCGCTACGGCGACCGCTACGTGTTCGCGCAGGGGTCGCAGATGGGACGCGCCTCGCGCCTCTCGGCGAGCGTCGAACGGAGCGGCGGGACGCTCGCCGGCATCGTCGTCGGCGGCTACGCCCGCCTCGTCGGAACGACCACGCTGAGCGTCTGA
- a CDS encoding 3-keto-5-aminohexanoate cleavage protein, with translation MDKLIITAALTGAEVTREQQPALPVTPEEIGIAAAECAAAGAAIVHVHARHADGRPTQDREVYRRIIDAVKARCDVIVQVSTGGAVGMTPAERLAPVTLRPEMATLSMGSVNFGDEVFVNAPADMAGFARTLAEYGVKPEFEVFDSGMLTTLSHWLQRGLVAAPAHVDFVLGIPGAMAGTPEALMFLRSQLPAGATWSVAGIGAAQLPLAALAIVLGGHVRVGFEDNIYYRKGELATSNAQLVARVAALSRTLERPLATPAEARRLLGLA, from the coding sequence ATGGACAAGCTGATCATCACCGCCGCGCTGACCGGTGCCGAGGTGACGCGCGAGCAGCAGCCGGCGCTGCCGGTCACGCCCGAGGAGATCGGCATCGCCGCCGCCGAATGCGCCGCCGCCGGCGCGGCCATCGTGCATGTGCATGCGCGCCACGCCGACGGCCGCCCGACGCAGGACCGCGAGGTCTACCGGCGCATCATCGACGCGGTGAAGGCGCGCTGCGACGTGATCGTCCAGGTGTCGACCGGCGGCGCCGTCGGCATGACGCCGGCCGAGCGGCTGGCGCCGGTGACGCTGCGCCCGGAGATGGCGACGCTGTCGATGGGCAGCGTCAATTTCGGCGACGAGGTGTTCGTGAACGCGCCGGCCGACATGGCGGGCTTCGCCCGCACGCTGGCCGAATACGGCGTCAAGCCGGAGTTCGAGGTCTTCGACAGCGGCATGCTGACGACGCTGTCGCACTGGCTGCAGCGCGGGCTGGTCGCGGCGCCGGCGCACGTCGACTTCGTGCTCGGCATCCCCGGCGCGATGGCCGGCACGCCGGAGGCGCTGATGTTCCTGCGCTCGCAGCTGCCGGCCGGCGCCACCTGGAGCGTCGCCGGCATCGGCGCCGCGCAGCTGCCGCTGGCGGCGCTGGCGATCGTCCTCGGCGGCCACGTGCGCGTCGGCTTCGAGGACAACATCTACTACCGCAAGGGCGAGTTGGCGACGAGCAACGCGCAGCTGGTCGCGCGCGTCGCCGCGCTCAGCCGCACGCTCGAGCGGCCGCTGGCGACGCCGGCCGAGGCCCGCCGGCTGCTCGGCCTGGCCTGA
- a CDS encoding YcjF family protein, whose translation MTPDNAILTISLLAAFADGANDDREREHIRRFAESLGADAPDLPRLYQDVLFKRIGLADAAAALPELGQRQFAYEMAVCVCDADGRQGDAEKRFLGELKARLGLEGDAQSSASERQADALAAELTLPAAAPAAAATAPAAAPRVDEAELDRSILKHAILNGALELLPQSWASVAIIPLQVKLVYRIGKAYGHELDQGHIKEFLATVGVGLTSQYLEQFGRKLLGGLLGKVAGKTVGGLGRAATGIAFSFATTYALGQVAKRYYAGNRQMSTQLLQDSFQNLLGPARQLQAQYLPQIQQQAAGLDAGRIMAMVRGNAL comes from the coding sequence ATGACCCCGGACAACGCCATCCTGACCATCAGCCTGCTCGCCGCCTTCGCCGACGGCGCCAACGACGACCGCGAGCGCGAGCACATCCGCCGCTTCGCCGAGTCGCTCGGCGCCGACGCCCCCGACCTGCCGCGCCTGTACCAGGACGTGCTGTTCAAGCGCATCGGGCTGGCCGACGCCGCAGCGGCGCTGCCCGAGCTCGGCCAGCGCCAGTTCGCCTACGAGATGGCGGTCTGCGTCTGCGACGCCGACGGCCGCCAGGGCGACGCCGAGAAGCGTTTCCTCGGCGAGCTGAAGGCGCGCCTCGGCCTCGAAGGCGATGCGCAGAGCAGCGCGAGCGAGCGCCAGGCGGACGCACTCGCCGCCGAACTGACGCTGCCCGCCGCCGCACCGGCGGCGGCCGCAACCGCCCCGGCGGCCGCGCCGCGCGTCGATGAAGCCGAGCTCGACCGCAGCATCCTCAAGCACGCCATCCTGAACGGCGCCCTCGAACTGCTGCCGCAATCCTGGGCCTCGGTGGCGATCATCCCGCTGCAGGTGAAGCTGGTCTATCGCATCGGCAAGGCCTACGGGCACGAGCTCGACCAGGGGCACATCAAGGAATTCCTGGCCACCGTCGGCGTCGGCCTGACCTCGCAGTACCTCGAACAGTTCGGCCGCAAGCTGCTCGGCGGCCTGCTCGGCAAGGTCGCCGGCAAGACCGTCGGCGGCCTCGGCCGCGCCGCCACCGGCATCGCCTTCTCGTTCGCCACCACCTACGCCCTCGGCCAGGTCGCCAAGCGCTACTACGCCGGCAACCGGCAGATGAGCACGCAGCTGCTGCAGGACAGCTTCCAGAACCTGCTCGGCCCGGCCAGGCAGCTGCAGGCGCAGTACCTGCCGCAGATCCAGCAGCAGGCGGCGGGCCTCGACGCCGGCCGGATCATGGCGATGGTGCGCGGCAACGCGCTCTGA